A genome region from Ursus arctos isolate Adak ecotype North America unplaced genomic scaffold, UrsArc2.0 scaffold_18, whole genome shotgun sequence includes the following:
- the LOC125283268 gene encoding uncharacterized protein LOC125283268, translating into MGTRGLEAGAGHPGPVVQTERGAARRKPRDRQPAAPGGAGPGRRDRQSPQNFAAPGPRPYLQRRLRPRGRGPGELTLSARGGPARRRAPTRARLGQRLGSGSTRAPPPAPRLQPEGGSAGPGRARAVWPRQVLRLQLRGRQLPAPRPSARGRSPARRLLGPRRSRPAAVGGPAPTRALPPPVSRGSPPGPAASAEYPRGD; encoded by the coding sequence ATGGGGACACGAGGACTAGAGGCGGGCGCGGGTCACCCGGGGCCGGTGGTGCAAACGGAGCGGGGGGCGGCGCGGAGGAAGCCCAGGGACAGGCAGCCTGCAGCTCCCGGAGGCGCAGGCCCGGGGCGTAGGGACCGTCAGTCCCCCCAAAACTTTGCGGCGCCGGGACCTCGCCCTTACCTGCAGAGGAGGCTCCGCCCGCGCGGTCGCGGACCCGGAGAGCTGACGCTTTCGGCGAGGGGCGGCCCCGCCCGGCGGCGGGCACCGACGCGGGCAAGGCTCGGGCAGCGGCTCGGCTCGGGCTCGACTCGGGCTCCGCCTCCCGCGCCGCGGCTGCAGCCGGAGGGGGGGAGCGCAGGGCCCGGCCGCGCCCGCGCCGTCTGGCCGCGGCAGGTGCTGAGGCTGCAGCTGCGGGGCCGCCAGCTGCCGGCGCCGCGACCCTCGGCCCGGGGGAGGAGCCCCGCGCGCCGCCTCCTCGGGCCCCGGAGGTCCCGGCCCGCCGCAGTGGGCGGTCCCGCTCCCACCCGGGCCCTGCCTCCGCCGGTCTCCCGCGGCTCCCCACCTGGGCCCGCAGCGTCCGCCGAGTACccacggggagactga